Below is a genomic region from Staphylococcus carnosus.
GGTTGGTATCGCGACAGAACGATAGAGCGTATTAATTTTATTAAAATATTTATTCCAGTGATTATAGCTGGTGTGTTGTTATTAGACATCGCAGGTACATTAATCATGGGTATGATTACGAATATGCCGTTATCTAAAGCTTTCTTTTTATCATTTGTTTTTATGCCTGGTGATATTGTGAAAGCGGTGATTGCATCATTAATCGGTGCAGCTTTATTAAATCATACACGTTTTAAACAATTGATTCGTTTCTAATTTTTTTGATGAAAAGAGGAATCAGTCATGGTGAAACTTTCAATGAATTTAATTGATGAATCAGGAAATATTGCTTTTCAAGATAACTTTAAGACTATTTACCTTACACCAGAAGCACCCTTAACATATTATTCTAATAAATGGGCCTATCATGAAATGCCTGATTTTGAGCAATGGTTAAAGGATGCAGAAACACAATTAAAACAGCATCATGCACAAGATAGTCATCATCTTATGTTTGCTTTTCCTGAAAATACAGAACTCTCTCAAACTTTTCTGGATTACTTGGAAAAAGAAGGGTTTGAGTTAGGATTAATGGAAATGTATGCGATTGAAGCGGAAGCTTTACAAGGCGAGATTCCAGATACATTAACAATCGAATGGGTTACTAAAGATAAATTAGAGGATTATTTAACAATCCATCGCACATTCGCTATGCAATTTGGTGAAGATTATGCTGATGAATCTGAAAAAATGATTCGGCAAGCATTACTAGATGGAGAGAAAACTAAACGTGTAGTGGCTTATTACCAAAACCAGCCAGTCGGCTCTATAGATATTATCGAAACTGATCAAACCGTTGAGATTGATAGTTTTGGTGTAATTGAAAGTATGCGTAAGAAGGGGATAGGCAGGGCTGTACAAGCCTTTATTGCTGATTACGCAGGTACAAAACCGATTATTTTAGTTGCAGATGGTGAAGATACAGCCAAAGATATGTATATCAAACAAGGCTATACTTTTATTGGCTTTCGTTATCAAATTTTAAAAGAAAATATATAAAAAAAGAAGCTGTGCCTTACAAGAAATTATTCTTGTGAAGGGACAGCTTCTATTCGTTCGGGATGACTATAAACACTGAAGTTTCCGTCTCTGCAAAAACCGATTGCTGTGATATTTAAATCATCTGCTAATGTAACAGCTAAAGTAGTAGGTGCTGATTTCGATAAAATGACACCAACGCCGATTTTAGCAGCTTTAATTAAAATTTCTGATGAAATACGACCGCTGAAAATTAATACTTTATCTCGAACAGGGATATGACGTTCTAAGCAAAAGCCGTATAATTTATCAAGCGCATTATGTCTTCCTATATCTTGACGATGTTCAAAGAATGCATCGCCATCACTAATAGCGGCATTATGCAATCCGCCAGTACGTTTAAATAGTGTACTTGCACTTTGCAAGCGTGTCATCATATTTACTACCTGTTGAGGTTGTAGTTTGATGTGTGACATGGATGTTTTAGCAATTGCTGCATCATTGTGGAAATAGAACTCACGACTTTTTCCGCAACAAGATGCAATCATACGTTTTGTTGAGTACTCGAAGCGGTCGCCTAAGTCCTTTGTAAGTTCTACATGGGCAAATCCTTTACTATCATCTATTTGAATAGATTTCAGTTCACTGCGTTTTAAGATGGCACCTTCAGACGCTAAAAAGCCCAGCACCAACTCTTCCATGTGGTCTGGACTGCAGATGACGGTTGCAAACTCTTCTCCATTGACCATAATTGTTAAAGGAAATTCAGTCACATAACTGTCTGTAGTTTCGAACAACTTTCCATCTTCATAACGGACAATATTTTGATCCGTCATTACATCTATATCATTATTTATATCTTTATTCATAAGCATTGACTCCTTACTAAAAGAATATACTATATTATTCCTCTTTTCAAAAAAGATTTGGACATTTATCTGTATAAAAGGAAATTTAAGTTGAGACGAGGCATTTATAATAGTAAACTCAAAGTAAACAAAAGGAGGCGGGTGTATGGCAAGTATTAGAGATATTGCAAAAGCAGCAGGCGTCAGTCCAGGTACAGTTTCTCGTATATTAAACGAAGACCCGACATTGTCAGTAGCTGATAAAACAAGACAGCGTGTGCTTAAAGTAGCAGAAGAAATGGCTTATCAAAAGGCGACACGCATGAATCGTCAAGTTCAAATTATTACTTATGCTTCTAGAAGACGAGAAATGGCAGATCCGTTTCATCGTGAATTGCGGTTAGCAATTGAAACAGAAATCAAACGGTTAAATCTTACTTTAAAGAAGACCATTCGAGTTGAATCAGAAATGAAAAAACAAGATTGGACTGAGGTTAAAAAAGCAGGTGCACTGTTGGTCATCGGTAATTTTTCCAAAACAGCACTAGAAACAATTTATCAATATAATCCCAATATGGTTGTTATTAATAATCCTGAGGTACCTGATTTTATTGATTCGGTTTATTCAGATTTAGAGAAAACAATGCTGAAATTACTCGATAGAATTATACAAAAGCATCAAAAAGCTCAAATAACATACTTCGGCGGCATGCGAGAAGAAATGTCTTTAGACGGCAGTATTACCTATAATAACGATGTGCGATATCAAGCTTATGTGCAATGGTGCAAATCTCATGATAAAACACCGGATGCACATTTGGTTGGTTGGACGCGTGAAGATGGAGAACAAGAAATTGAATCTTTATCTCAATTGCCGGATATTGTAATAGCGGGCAATGATATGGTTGCTATTGGTGTTATTCAAGGTCTGCAAAAAAATGGCAAACACATTCCTAGTGATGTGAAAGTCATTGGATTTAATGATTTAGATGTAAATCAATATGTAACGCCTTCTTTGACTAGTGTCCAAATTGACATTGAACAATTTGGAAAAAGCGCTGTCGCAATGGCTGAAGATAGAGTTAAAAAAGTCCGTTCAAATGCTTTGCATACGATTGTACAAACGCGTTTGATTTTACGAGAGTCATATGCTGAAAAAGAATAAAATATATTTTGACAAAACATTTAGTAAACAGATAAACTTTAATTGTGTTTACTAAGATTATTTACTGTTTTGTGAGAGGAGAAAGTCCGATGTTGACATCAATGAAATCAAAATTCGATACTTTATTCAATACGCAACCTGAAGTCGCTGCTTTTGCACCTGGACGAATTAATTTAATCGGAGAACATACAGACTATAATGGTGGCTATGTTTTTCCAGCAGCCATTGAACTTGGCACATATGGTTTAGCAAGTAAGAGAAATGATAATAAGATTTGTCTGTACTCGAATAATTTTGAATCAACAGGAACGATTGAATTTTCACTTGATGAATTACAATTCGATACAACACATAGCTGGGCGAACTATCCAAAAGGGATGGTTAAATTTCTAAAAGAATCTGGTTATCAAATAGATTCTGGGTTCAATATACTGATAGAAGGAAACATACCAAATGGCGCAAGTCTATCTTCATCTGCATCTATCGAAATTTTGATGGGGTGGTTATTAAAGGCACTGTTCAATTTAGAAGTTGAAAGATTAGAATTGATTGAACTTGGTCGTAAAGTTGAAAATCAATTTATTGGCGTAAATTCTGGTATTATGGATCAATTCATCGTAGGTATGGGACGCAAAGACCAAGCAATACTTTTAGATACTGCTACGTTAGAGTATCATTATGTACCAACAGAATTCGGAGATTATGTTATTTCGATTATGAATACCAATAAGCGTCGTGAATTAGCTGAATCTAAATATAATGAACGTTTAAAAGAGTGTCAGAGCGCATTGGCATTATTACAACAAGAATTAGATGTGGATGCTTTAGGACATATAGATGTGACTACATTTGAAAAACATGCTTATTTAATAGAAGAAGATGTTTTATTACGCCGTGCACGTCATGCGATAACTGAAAATGCACGTGTTAAAGAAGCATATGCGGCTTTGAATCGAAAAGATTTCATAGAATTCGGCAGACTGTTGAATGCTTCTCATGCTTCATTAAAAAATGATTATGAAGTAACCGGAATTGAATTGGATACTTTAGCTGAAACAGCTCAACAAGTAGAAGGTGTTCTAGGCGCACGTATGACTGGTGCTGGATTTGCTGGGTGTGCAATTGCATTGGTACATAAAGACCGCATTAAAGATTTAGAAGAGGAAGTAACCAAAATCTATAAAGATAAAATTGGATATGAACCCTCATTTTATCACGTTGATATTGGTGATGGAGTAAAGTATATAAAGATATGAAATAAGGAAGGATGAATAAAATGTCAGTTTTAGTGTTAGGTGGAGCAGGGTACATCGGCAGTCATGCTGCTGATCAATTGATAGAACAAGGATATGATGTAGCAGTTGTAGATAATCTTGGAACAGGTCATCGTCAAGCTGTCCCGGAAACAGCACGTTTTTATGAAGGGGATATTAGAGATAAAGCATTTTTAAATCACGTTTTTGAACAAGAAAATGTCGAAGGTGTTTTTCATTTTTGTGCATATTCTTTAGTAGGAGAATCTGTTGAGAAGCCATTAGAATATTTTAATAACAATGTCTATGGCATGCAAGTATTATTAGAAGTGATGAAAGCACATGATGTTAATGAAATAATTTTTTCTTCTACAGCAGCAGTATACGGAGAACCTGAAATTATTCCAATTCAAGAAGATGCACCAAAAGCTCCAACGAACCCATATGGTGAAAGTAAACTTATGATGGAAAAAATGATGCATTGGTGTCATAACGCATACGGTGTGAATTATGCTGCATTACGTTATTTTAATGTTGCAGGTGCAAAAGAGGATGGAAGTATCGGTGAAGACCATAACCCAGAAACGCACTTAATTCCAATCGTATTGCAAGCTGCATTAGGACAGCGTGATGCTATCACTATTTTCGGTACAGATTATGATACAGAAGACGGTTCATGTGTTCGCGATTATTTACATGTTACAGATTTGATTGCGGCACATATTTTAGCGTATCAATATTTAAAAGACGGTGGAGAAAGCGGCGCGTTTAATCTAGGAAGCAGCCAAGGATATTCTGTCATTGAAATTGTAGAAGCTGCACGTAAAGCAACAGGAATTGATATCAAAGCAGAAATTGGTGAAAGACGTGCTGGGGATCCAAGTAAATTGGTAGCATCTAGTGATAAAGCACAACGTGTACTTGGTTGGAAACCTAAACATGATGATATTCATGAAATTATTGAAACAGCATGGAACTGGCATCAATCACATCCAAACGGATATTCAAATTAATTACAGGAGGCCCTATTATGAATTTGAATCGGCAATACGTCAATCGATTTATTGACGATGCAATACAATATGGTGATTATGAAAGAGAAGATAATTATTATCTTCAAAATCTAATATTAGAGATTACAAAAGCTGAAAGTATTGATGAAACTAAAAATAATAATGGATTAGTAAATCCAACGTCAAATGAGATTGCTCAATTTTGGATTCAACAAATGCTGAATAATGGTTTACTAGAAGATGTTGTTTATCAAAAAGAAATAGTTGAAACGAAATTATTAGATTTAATTACACCCAAACCATCAACTATCAATCGTGAATTTTGGAAACGATATGAATCGCATCCGGAAAAAGCAACGGGTTATTTTTATCAAATCTGTAAACGTAATCACTATGTAAAAGAAGATGCTATTGCCAAAAATATCCATTACTATACAGAAACTGAGTATGGTGATTTAGAAATTACTATCAATTTATCTAAGCCTGAAAAAGATGCTAAAGAAATTGCCAAAGCACGTGAAGCAAAACAATCGAGTTATCCAGCGAATGCGTTATGTATGGAAAATGAAGGCTTTGTCGGATCTGTTACTCAAGCTGCACGCCGTAATCATCGTATTGTGAGATTGAATTTAAATCATCAACCTTGGGGCTTTCAATTTTCTCCATATGCATACTTCCCTGAACATAGTATTGTTTTATCAGAAGCGCATGAGCCTATGAAAATTGAGAAACAAACTTTCAGTAATCTTTTACAATTTGTTCAGAAATTCCCTCACTATTTTGCAGGTTCCAATGCTGATTTGCCTATCGTAGGTGGTTCTATTCTGTCTCATAACCATTACCAAACCGGCCGACATACTTTCCCGATGGATCATGCACCTGAAATGAAACAATTTAAAATGGAACAATTTCCTGATGTACAGGCTGCAATCTTGAAATGGCCGATGAGTGTTATCCGATTGAAAGGCGAAGATCTTGATGAAATGACGGAAGCGGCAGATCATATTTTTGAAACATGGAAATCATACACTGATGAAAAACTGGATATCAGAGCGTATAGTCAAGATGGCACACGTCATCACACGGTAACTCCAATTGCACGTTTTAATCAAACAACTAGTGAATATGAATTGGATTTAGTGTTAAGGGATAATCAAACTTCAACACAATATCCAGATGGTATCTTCCATCCACACAACGATGTACATCATATTAAAAAAGAAAATATTGGTTTGATTGAAGTGATGGGAACAGCTATTTTACCTGGAAGATTGAAAAAAGAACTTCTAGAAGTAGAACGTTATGTTCTAGGAGATATTAATGCTGAACCAGGCTCGCACAAAAAGTGGGCAGACAAAATGAAAGAAAAATATAATTTCAATAATGAAAATGCCAAAAATATAATTCATCAAGAAGTAGGAAGAATTTTTAAGCGTGTATTAGAAGATTCTGGTGTATTTAAACAAAGCACCGAAGGTCAAAAAGGATTTGAAAAATTCATACAAACACTGTGAAGTCGGCTTTTGACAGCTTTTTTATTACAAAAAACTAAAAGATAACTACCTGTTAACCTTTGCAATAAAAAAATTAAATAAATTTTTAATATATCGTGAAATTTATTGGATATAGGGGTATAATCAAAAGT
It encodes:
- a CDS encoding GNAT family N-acetyltransferase encodes the protein MVKLSMNLIDESGNIAFQDNFKTIYLTPEAPLTYYSNKWAYHEMPDFEQWLKDAETQLKQHHAQDSHHLMFAFPENTELSQTFLDYLEKEGFELGLMEMYAIEAEALQGEIPDTLTIEWVTKDKLEDYLTIHRTFAMQFGEDYADESEKMIRQALLDGEKTKRVVAYYQNQPVGSIDIIETDQTVEIDSFGVIESMRKKGIGRAVQAFIADYAGTKPIILVADGEDTAKDMYIKQGYTFIGFRYQILKENI
- the fdhD gene encoding formate dehydrogenase accessory sulfurtransferase FdhD, with translation MNKDINNDIDVMTDQNIVRYEDGKLFETTDSYVTEFPLTIMVNGEEFATVICSPDHMEELVLGFLASEGAILKRSELKSIQIDDSKGFAHVELTKDLGDRFEYSTKRMIASCCGKSREFYFHNDAAIAKTSMSHIKLQPQQVVNMMTRLQSASTLFKRTGGLHNAAISDGDAFFEHRQDIGRHNALDKLYGFCLERHIPVRDKVLIFSGRISSEILIKAAKIGVGVILSKSAPTTLAVTLADDLNITAIGFCRDGNFSVYSHPERIEAVPSQE
- a CDS encoding LacI family DNA-binding transcriptional regulator, which translates into the protein MASIRDIAKAAGVSPGTVSRILNEDPTLSVADKTRQRVLKVAEEMAYQKATRMNRQVQIITYASRRREMADPFHRELRLAIETEIKRLNLTLKKTIRVESEMKKQDWTEVKKAGALLVIGNFSKTALETIYQYNPNMVVINNPEVPDFIDSVYSDLEKTMLKLLDRIIQKHQKAQITYFGGMREEMSLDGSITYNNDVRYQAYVQWCKSHDKTPDAHLVGWTREDGEQEIESLSQLPDIVIAGNDMVAIGVIQGLQKNGKHIPSDVKVIGFNDLDVNQYVTPSLTSVQIDIEQFGKSAVAMAEDRVKKVRSNALHTIVQTRLILRESYAEKE
- a CDS encoding galactokinase, whose protein sequence is MLTSMKSKFDTLFNTQPEVAAFAPGRINLIGEHTDYNGGYVFPAAIELGTYGLASKRNDNKICLYSNNFESTGTIEFSLDELQFDTTHSWANYPKGMVKFLKESGYQIDSGFNILIEGNIPNGASLSSSASIEILMGWLLKALFNLEVERLELIELGRKVENQFIGVNSGIMDQFIVGMGRKDQAILLDTATLEYHYVPTEFGDYVISIMNTNKRRELAESKYNERLKECQSALALLQQELDVDALGHIDVTTFEKHAYLIEEDVLLRRARHAITENARVKEAYAALNRKDFIEFGRLLNASHASLKNDYEVTGIELDTLAETAQQVEGVLGARMTGAGFAGCAIALVHKDRIKDLEEEVTKIYKDKIGYEPSFYHVDIGDGVKYIKI
- the galE gene encoding UDP-glucose 4-epimerase GalE, translating into MSVLVLGGAGYIGSHAADQLIEQGYDVAVVDNLGTGHRQAVPETARFYEGDIRDKAFLNHVFEQENVEGVFHFCAYSLVGESVEKPLEYFNNNVYGMQVLLEVMKAHDVNEIIFSSTAAVYGEPEIIPIQEDAPKAPTNPYGESKLMMEKMMHWCHNAYGVNYAALRYFNVAGAKEDGSIGEDHNPETHLIPIVLQAALGQRDAITIFGTDYDTEDGSCVRDYLHVTDLIAAHILAYQYLKDGGESGAFNLGSSQGYSVIEIVEAARKATGIDIKAEIGERRAGDPSKLVASSDKAQRVLGWKPKHDDIHEIIETAWNWHQSHPNGYSN
- the galT gene encoding UDP-glucose--hexose-1-phosphate uridylyltransferase — encoded protein: MNLNRQYVNRFIDDAIQYGDYEREDNYYLQNLILEITKAESIDETKNNNGLVNPTSNEIAQFWIQQMLNNGLLEDVVYQKEIVETKLLDLITPKPSTINREFWKRYESHPEKATGYFYQICKRNHYVKEDAIAKNIHYYTETEYGDLEITINLSKPEKDAKEIAKAREAKQSSYPANALCMENEGFVGSVTQAARRNHRIVRLNLNHQPWGFQFSPYAYFPEHSIVLSEAHEPMKIEKQTFSNLLQFVQKFPHYFAGSNADLPIVGGSILSHNHYQTGRHTFPMDHAPEMKQFKMEQFPDVQAAILKWPMSVIRLKGEDLDEMTEAADHIFETWKSYTDEKLDIRAYSQDGTRHHTVTPIARFNQTTSEYELDLVLRDNQTSTQYPDGIFHPHNDVHHIKKENIGLIEVMGTAILPGRLKKELLEVERYVLGDINAEPGSHKKWADKMKEKYNFNNENAKNIIHQEVGRIFKRVLEDSGVFKQSTEGQKGFEKFIQTL